One Bombina bombina isolate aBomBom1 chromosome 5, aBomBom1.pri, whole genome shotgun sequence DNA segment encodes these proteins:
- the LOC128659977 gene encoding resuscitation-promoting factor RpfA-like: MTPGKIPGQRNSLPLALRGSQDSHKGSMFLPPPPTRQSHGSHGFYPQTMSQEVPIGQAELSHTGHQWDYQSTMRAPPSSSRGRAPPSADGNIAETTAAPQAPSDAAELAPQEPLVAAEPAPQEPADVAEPAPQEPADVAEPAPQEPADVAEPAPQEPADVADPAPQAPADAGDPAPQATRSPAAQEPVDALYSPLGEEYIALQRRLITSPESMQRGQERFFRNQERFIIVKCKCSEPVTDYVNSV; this comes from the coding sequence atgacccctggcaagattcctggccagaggaatagcctccctttggctttgagggggagccaagacagccacaaagggtccatgtttttaccccccccccccacaagacaatctcatggcagtcatggattttacccacagactatgtcacaagaagtgccaattggacaggctgagttgtcacacactggtcatcagtgggactatcaatcaaccatgagagctccaccatcctcatcacgtggacgagctccaccatctgcagatggaaatatagcagaaactacagctgcacctcaagcaccatcagatgcagctgaacttgCACCACAAGAACCATTggttgcagctgaacctgccccacaagaaccagcagatgtagctgaacctgccccacaagaaccagcagatgtagctgaacctgcccctcaagaaccagcagatgtagctgaacctgccccacaagaaccagcagatgtagctgaccctgcacctcaagcaccagcagatgcaggtgaccctgccccacaagcaactagaagccctgctgctcaagagcctgtggatgcattgtattctcccctgggtgaggaatacattgcactccagaggaggctcataacaagcccCGAGAGCatgcaaagaggccaagagaggttcttcaggaaccaagaaaggttcatcatcgttaagtgcaagtgttcagaaccagtcacagattatgtgaattctgtctga